Proteins encoded within one genomic window of Glycine soja cultivar W05 chromosome 1, ASM419377v2, whole genome shotgun sequence:
- the LOC114414418 gene encoding metacaspase-1-like has product MYSNMLVNCSNCRTPLQLPLGAGSIRCALCHAITLIGDPRALPPQPPAATHASPPSPYSPAPPPPNPHGRKKAVIVGISYRFSRHELKGCINDAKCMKYLLINKFSFPESSIIMLTEEEDPHGPKFPTKHNIRMAMYWLAQGCQPGDSLVFHYSGHGSQQRNYSGDEADGYDETLCPLDFETQGMIVDDEINAALVRPIPHGAKLHALIDACHSGTVLDLPFLCRMNRSGQYVWEDHRPRSGVWKGSSGGDIICFSGCDDHQTSADTSALSKITSTGAMTFCFIQAIEGGHGATYGSILTAMRTAIRNVGSGGGGSAIGGGDVVTSLLSMLLTGGSLSGVGGLRQEPQLTACEAFDVHRKPFSL; this is encoded by the exons ATGTACAGCAACATGCTGGTGAACTGCTCCAACTGCCGCACCCCTCTGCAGTTGCCACTTGGCGCGGGATCCATCCGCTGCGCCCTCTGCCACGCCATCACCCTCATCGGCGACCCACGCGCCCTCCCTCCTCAGCCCCCGGCTGCCACCCACGCGTCTCCGCCCTCCCCCTACAGCCCCGCGCCGCCCCCGCCCAACCCCCACGGCCGCAAGAAGGCCGTCATCGTCGGCATCTCCTACCGCTTCTCCCGCCACGAGCTCAAGGGTTGCATCAACGACGCCAAATGCATGAAGTACCTCCTCATCAACAAGTTCAGCTTTCCAGAATCTTCCATCATCATGCTCACGG aagaagaagatcccCATGGCCCCAAATTTCCAACCAAGCACAACATCAGGATGGCAATGTATTGGCTTGCACAAGGATGTCAACCTGGAGACTCCCTGGTTTTTCATTATTCTGGTCATGGATCACAGCAAAGGAACTATAGTGGTGATGAAGCTGATGGATATGATGAAACTCTATGTCCCCTTGATTTTGAAACACAGGGTATGATTGTAGATGATGAGATCAATGCAGCACTTGTCAGACCTATTCCTCATGGAGCTAAGCTACATGCACTAATTGATGCCTGCCATAGTGGCACTGTTCTAGATTTGCCATTTCTTTGCAGAATGAACAG GAGTGGGCAATATGTATGGGAGGACCATCGCCCTAGATCTGGTGTATGGAAGGGATCTAGTGGTGGAGACATTATCTGCTTCAGTGGATGCGATGATCATCAAACTTCAGCTGATACATCT GCTCTATCGAAGATTACATCGACTGGGGCAATGACATTTTGCTTCATCCAAGCCATAGAGGGTGGTCATGGGGCTACCTATGGCAGCATTCTTACTGCAATGCGTACTGCCATCAGAAATGTTGGCAGTGGTGGTGGCGGCAGCGCTATTGGGGGTGGTGATGTCGTAACATCCCTTCTCTCCATGCTTTTGACCGGAGGTAGTCTCAGCGGCGTCGGTGGACTGAGACAG GAACCACAGTTAACAGCTTGCGAAGCATTTGATGTGCATAGAAAACCTTTTTCATTATGA